The DNA sequence ACTTGGCCAATAAGGCTTCTGTTTGCTTTGAAGTAGGTCATTATTACGGCGCATTAGCCAATGTACTGAATACTTTTGCTGAGAATAAAATCAACCTGACCAAAATACAATCGGTGCCAATCATTGGGAAACCAAACGAGTACACCTTCCATATTGACGTGGAATGGGATTCATTAGAAAATTACGAAAAAGCTCTCCATGCCATCTTAAAAAATGTATCGAGCTTATCAGTTTTAGGAGAATATGAGCGAGGAGAATTAGCTATTCACAATCAGTAAAATAAAATATTATGAGCAAAATTGGATTATTTTTTGGTCCTGAAAAAGGTTCAGTTCACCGTGTTGCCGAAAAAGTGAAAGCAGCTTTGGGCGAACAGAATGTAGAAATGATATCGGTAAATGATGCTGTACTTGCTGATCTTGAAAAGTACGACCGGATCATCTTTGGAATTTCGACCGTTGGAAAAGAAACCTGGGATTCAAACTATTCAAATACTGACTGGAGCAAATTTTTCCCCAATATCAGCAAAGTAGATTTTTCGGGCAAAACAGTTGGAATCTTCGGATTGGGCGACCACATTACTTATGCTAGCTATTTCGTGAATGCGATGGGCATGTTGGCCAAAGATCTTCAGAAAAACGGCGCAACCATTGTTGGCAAGGTCAATCCTTCTGGCTATGAATTTGATGAGTCGGAAGCTATTTTCGATGGAATGTTTATCGGGCTCCCGATTGATGAAGATTTTGAACCGGAACTAACCGATGAACGTGTTGCAAACTGGATTATCAGCATAAAACCAGCGTTCGGGCTTTAAAAATCCGAAACATGATAAAATACAGGTTCAGCTTTTAACCTGATTTTCTGTCAAATCAAAACCTGAAGCTATTAACAGCTTTCAATTTAAAATCCGGAGGCTCGTGGTTTTTCCGAATTGAGAAAGCTGTTTTGCAATACCTTGGGCACATTTGATTTATAGCAAATACTTTGCTTATTTTTACCCAACATTTTCAGCATTTTAGATGAATAATACACCTGTACAACAAGAGATCGTAAAAAAATACATCGATCAGCTTCAGATCAAAGATCTTGGTAAAGCTTCGATTCGCGAAATTGTAGCGCTAATCAATTTCATTGAAGAAGAAAGCAAAACCAAATTTATCCGCATGGAAATGGGTGTTCCCGGACTGCCACCTGCAAAGGTTGGTGTTGCCGCCGAAATTAATGCACTCGAATCGGGAGTTGCTTCCATTTATCCGATGATGGATGGAATCAAACCGCTCAAATACGAAGCTTCCCGTTTCATCAAACTATTTATGGATGTTGATGTTGAGCCTGCAAGTTGTATTCCAACCTGCGGATCGATGCAGGGAACTTTTGCGGCTCTTTTGGTAGCCGGAAATGTTGATTCGCAAAAAAATACCACCTTATTTATCGACCCGGGATTCCCTGTGCAAAAACAGCAAATGACCGTGATGGGTCATAAATATGAGTCGTTCGATGTGTTTGACTTCAGGGGAGAAAAACTTCGCGCAAAACTCGAATCGTATTTGTCGCAAGGAAACATCAATTCGATGGTTTATTCCAATCCAAACAATCCAAGCTGGATTTGTATGACGGAGGAAGAACTTCAGATTATTGGCGAACTGGCTACCAAATACGATGTGATTGTGATGGAAGATCTGGCCTACTTCGGAATGGATTTCAGGAAAGATTTATATACTCCCGGAAAACCACCTTATCAGCCAAGTGTCGCCAAATACACCGATCATTATGTGCTGTTTATTTCAGCTTCCAAAATATTTTCATATGCCGGCCAGCGTGGAGCCATCATGGCTATTTCGGATGCGCTGTGGAATCGTCAGTATGAAAACCTGCAAGTCCGATTTGGGAGCAAACCTTTTGGGTTCACCATTGTGATGCAGGTTTTGTATGCTCTTTCTTCCGGAATTACACATTCAACCCAACATGCTTTGGCGGCTATGTTTAAAGCAGCCAGCGACGGTGAATTCAATTTCATTGAAGACGTAAAAGAATATGGCAGGAAAGCTAAAATCATGAAAGATTTATTTGTGAGCAACGGGTTTCAGGTTGTTTACGAAAAAGATGGGGACGAACCTATTGCTGATGGATTCTATTTCACCATTGGGTATCCGGGTATGACCGGAGGTGAGCTTCTGGAAAATCTGCTGTATTATGGAATCAGTGCGATTACGCTAAAAAATACAGGGAGCGAAAAAGAAGGTTTGCGTGCATGTGTATCGCATGTCAAACGCGATCAATTTGACGATTTGGAAAAACGACTGAGACTTTTCAACGAAAACTTTGGGCATTAAAATGACTTCCATCGACTATCTCCTTCCGGAATATAGAAGAACCTTGGTTCAGTTAAAAAAATTCTTCACGACGAAGAGTTCTGAAAAACTGAAAAAAGGTGAGCATTTTCTGGATTATGGCGACCAGTCACAAAAATTAGGAATCGTTTTAGACGGAATATTATATTCCACCTACTTATCAGAAACAGGGCAGGA is a window from the Aquipluma nitroreducens genome containing:
- a CDS encoding flavodoxin, with amino-acid sequence MSKIGLFFGPEKGSVHRVAEKVKAALGEQNVEMISVNDAVLADLEKYDRIIFGISTVGKETWDSNYSNTDWSKFFPNISKVDFSGKTVGIFGLGDHITYASYFVNAMGMLAKDLQKNGATIVGKVNPSGYEFDESEAIFDGMFIGLPIDEDFEPELTDERVANWIISIKPAFGL
- a CDS encoding pyridoxal phosphate-dependent aminotransferase, with protein sequence MNNTPVQQEIVKKYIDQLQIKDLGKASIREIVALINFIEEESKTKFIRMEMGVPGLPPAKVGVAAEINALESGVASIYPMMDGIKPLKYEASRFIKLFMDVDVEPASCIPTCGSMQGTFAALLVAGNVDSQKNTTLFIDPGFPVQKQQMTVMGHKYESFDVFDFRGEKLRAKLESYLSQGNINSMVYSNPNNPSWICMTEEELQIIGELATKYDVIVMEDLAYFGMDFRKDLYTPGKPPYQPSVAKYTDHYVLFISASKIFSYAGQRGAIMAISDALWNRQYENLQVRFGSKPFGFTIVMQVLYALSSGITHSTQHALAAMFKAASDGEFNFIEDVKEYGRKAKIMKDLFVSNGFQVVYEKDGDEPIADGFYFTIGYPGMTGGELLENLLYYGISAITLKNTGSEKEGLRACVSHVKRDQFDDLEKRLRLFNENFGH